In Acanthopagrus latus isolate v.2019 chromosome 16, fAcaLat1.1, whole genome shotgun sequence, one DNA window encodes the following:
- the LOC119005122 gene encoding complement component C1q receptor → MAIMLLIFPLLLISSLEGLSGAENGTFCTSNACFTLHMVRLRFKDAQQSCEHNGGYLMTVRNREEEDVLRSILSQIQRQPQDRALTFWIGLKLHRGNCMSAGKTLKGFKWVSGKEDSHYSNWDKEPVATCTEDRCVSVFYTSSGESQLKWTAGPCKSPTFYVCKFYFQGMCRPLTLLGPGQINYTAPFSREPQKTKMQSFPAGTFAEVLCSDKQYYFSYCIGMDAVFRWNVPGPFCKTGKQNCMINNGGCEHLCHQEADEVQCFCREGYNLSEDGLTCRIKDLCGVDTCEHQCIMRESGYSCKCPDGFKLDVNQRNCSDIDECQSQACEPHLCVNTPGSYTCVCKDGYEMVDGGCSDMDECAEFRCEHNCLNSIGSFACNCDQGFTLSEDGHSCVKDKKMLAASSDDSAEEETQENVTESFTRTVELQHQSPQADAPLPDVVNLTHSDHQSNMSLVESSASTGNARMLICVLGSVVPLLLLVTVTLAIAIFRCSRSKKEAKKNTTTDGYCWVSSGLDPRLEKLYESISTDGL, encoded by the coding sequence ATGGCAAttatgttgttgatttttcCACTGCTACTCATTAGCAGCCTTGAAGGTCTTTCTGGAGCTGAAAATGGGACGTTCTGCACCTCCAATGCATGCTTCACCCTACATATGGTCAGACTTAGGTTTAAGGACGCCCAGCAGAGCTGTGAACACAATGGAGGTTATCTGATGACTgtcagaaacagagaagaagaggatgtgCTGCGCTCGATTCTCTCACAGATCCAAAGACAACCTCAGGACAGGGCACTTACATTTTGGATTGGATTAAAGCTGCACAGAGGTAACTGTATGTCAGCTGGCAAAACTCTCAAGGGGTTTAAGTGGGTATCTGGAAAAGAAGATTCACACTACTCCAACTGGGATAAAGAACCTGTTGCCACATGCACAGAGGATagatgtgtgagtgttttttacACTTCATCAGGAGAGAGCCAACTGAAATGGACAGCTGGACCTTGCAAGAGCCCTACTTTTTATGTATGTAAGTTCTACTTTCAGGGAATGTGCAGACCTCTGACTCTGTTAGGACCTGGACAGATAAACTACACAGCACCCTTCTCCAGAGAAccccaaaaaactaaaatgcaatcatttccaGCTGGAACGTTTGCTGAAGTTTTATGTAGTGACAAACAGTATTACTTCTCATATTGTATTGGGATGGATGCCGTCTTTCGTTGGAATGTCCCCGGTCCCTTCTGCAAAACAGGAAAGCAAAACTGCATGATCAACAATGGCGGGTGTGAACACTTGTGCCATCAGGAAGCAGATGAGGTTCAATGCTTTTGTAGAGAAGGTTACAACCTGAGTGAAGATGGACTCACCTGCAGGATAAAAGACTTGTGTGGTGTTGATACCTGTGAGCATCAGTGCATAATGAGGGAGTCTGGATATTCCTGTAAATGTCCAGATGGCTTCAAACTGGACGTAAACCAGCGCAACTGCTCTGATATTGATGAGTGCCAGTCACAAGCCTGTGAGCCTCATTTATGTGTGAATACTCCGGGAAGTTACacatgtgtgtgtaaagatggtTATGAAATGGTGGACGGTGGGTGCAGTGATATGGATGAATGTGCAGAATTCAGATGTGAGCACAACTGCTTGAACAGTATTGGATCCTTCGCTTGCAACTGTGACCAGGGCTTTACTCTGTCCGAGGATGGCCACTCGtgtgtgaaagacaaaaaaatgttagcTGCCTCATCCGATGACTCAGcggaggaggaaacacaagaaaatgtcacagagtCTTTCACCAGAACGGTGGAGCTCCAACACCAGTCCCCTCAGGCTGATGCACCGCTTCCTGACGTGGTGAATTTGACGCACAGTGATCATCAGAGCAACATGTCCCTTGTGGAAAGTTCTGCCAGCACAGGTAATGCCAGGATGTTAATCTGCGTTCTCGGCTCAGTGGTCCCTCTGCTGCTTTTGGTCACGGTGACTCTGGCTATTGCAATTTTTCGATGCAGCCGCTCCAAGAAGGAAGCCaagaaaaacaccacaacagATGGCTACTGTTGGGTTTCCTCAGGTTTGGATCCACGTTTAGAGAAACTGTATGAGTCCATTTCTACTGATGGCCTATGA
- the gnmt gene encoding glycine N-methyltransferase, protein MSVDSVFRTRSLGVAAEGLPDQYADGKAAKVWELYIGDTQSRTQEYKSWVVSLLREQAVRSVLDVACGTGVDSIMLVEEGFNMVSVDASDKMLKYALKSRWERRKEPAFDKWVIEEANWLTLQEDIQKPGPGFDAVICLGNSFAHLPDFKGDQSDQKLALQNIASMVRPGGILIIDHRNYDYILETGRAPQGKNIYYKSDLTQDISTSVLWVNNKPHMITLDYTIQVPKAAIHNLPEVSKFRLSYYPHCLESFKGLLNEAFGGKMEHSVYGDFKTYVPGQTQAPCYFIHVCKKTA, encoded by the exons ATGTCGGTCGACAGCGTGTTTAGGACCCGCTCTCTCGGCGTGGCCGCCGAGGGTCTTCCTGACCAATATGCCGACGGGAAAGCAGCCAAAGTCTGGGAGCTGTACATCGGAGACACGCAGAGTAGGACTCAGGAATACAAAAGCTGGGTGGTGTCACTGCTGAGAGAGCAAGCTGTGCGGAGCGTGCTGGATGTAGCCTGCGGAACGGG aGTTGATTCGATTATGCTGGTGGAAGAGGGGTTTAATATGGTCAGCGTGGATGCCAGCGACAAAATGCTCAAGTATGCACTGAAGTCAAGatgggaaagaagaaaagagccAGCGTTTGACAAGTGGG TGATCGAGGAAGCCAACTGGCTGACGTTACAAGAAGATATTCAGAAACCAGGACCTGGCTTTGATGCTGTTATCTGCCTCGGCAACTCATTCGCCCATTTACCAGACTTCAAAG GGGACCAGAGTGACCAAAAGTTGGCCCTTCAGAACATTGCCAGTATGGTTAGACCAGGTGGGATCCTCATCATTGACCACCGTAACTATGACTACATCCTGGAGACCGGCCGGGCACCACAAGGCAAAAATATCTACTATAAG agTGATCTAACTCAGGACATCTCTACCTCAGTTCTGTGGGTCAACAACAAGCCTCATATGATCACTCTGGACTACACTATCCAGGTGCCCAAGGCTGCCATCCACAATCTTCCTGAAGTCAG TAAATTCCGTCTGTCCTACTATCCTCATTGTCTGGAGAGCTTCAAAGGTTTGCTGAACGAGGCCTTTGGCGGCAAAATGGAGCACAGCGTCTATGGAGATTTCAAGACATACGTACCTGGCCAGACCCAGGCCCCGTGCTACTTCATCCACGTCTGTAAGAAGACAGCATAA